In a single window of the Mauremys reevesii isolate NIE-2019 linkage group 3, ASM1616193v1, whole genome shotgun sequence genome:
- the GTF3C6 gene encoding general transcription factor 3C polypeptide 6 isoform X1 — MAASAAAAEEEEEQLVMVELSGIINSDFLEKCENKCKILGIDTERPILQVDKYVFAGEYEDTLGTCVVFEENAEHVDAEGNQKLQLKYKCHTVKKLNMTRTLLTEKKEGEENIGGVEWLQIKDNDFSYSRPNMICSFLHQKEDSEEAAQAQDKLADELEGEVNDKGNSDLNYELEKQNSMEMDESIPLVDSPASEAENSPSGSAQDITLDNAPR; from the exons ATGGCGGCCTCGGCGGCGgcagctgaggaggaggag GAGCAGCTGGTCATGGTGGAATTATCTGGAATTATTAATTCAGACTTCCTAGAAAAATGTGAAAACAAATGCAAGATTTTG GGAATAGACACAGAGAGGCCCATTTTGCAAGTGGACAAATATGTCTTTGCTGGGGAATATGAAG ATACCCTTGGAACCTGTGTGGTGTTTGAAGAAAATGCAGAGCATG tgGACGCAGAAGGAAACCAAAAACTACAGCTGAAATACAAGTGCCACACGGTGAAGAAGCTGAACATGACACGTACTCTTCTGACTGAAaagaaggaaggagaagagaacatAG GTGGTGTGGAGTGGTTACAGATTAAAGACAATGATTTCTCATACAGCAGACCTAATATGATTTGTAGTTTTCTGCACCAAAAGGAAGATTCTGAGGAGGCAGCTCAGGCCCAGGACAAATTGGCAGATGAGTTGGAGGGAGAGGTCAATGACAAAGGGAACTCTGACCTAAATTACGAACTGGAGAAGCAGAATAGCATGGAAATGGATGAGTCTATCCCTCTCGTTGATAGCCCTGCCTCTGAAGCAGAGAACTCTCCTTCAGGAAGTGCCCAGGACATTACTTTAGATAATGCTCCTAGGTGA
- the GTF3C6 gene encoding general transcription factor 3C polypeptide 6 isoform X2, with product MAASAAAAEEEELVMVELSGIINSDFLEKCENKCKILGIDTERPILQVDKYVFAGEYEDTLGTCVVFEENAEHVDAEGNQKLQLKYKCHTVKKLNMTRTLLTEKKEGEENIGGVEWLQIKDNDFSYSRPNMICSFLHQKEDSEEAAQAQDKLADELEGEVNDKGNSDLNYELEKQNSMEMDESIPLVDSPASEAENSPSGSAQDITLDNAPR from the exons ATGGCGGCCTCGGCGGCGgcagctgaggaggaggag CTGGTCATGGTGGAATTATCTGGAATTATTAATTCAGACTTCCTAGAAAAATGTGAAAACAAATGCAAGATTTTG GGAATAGACACAGAGAGGCCCATTTTGCAAGTGGACAAATATGTCTTTGCTGGGGAATATGAAG ATACCCTTGGAACCTGTGTGGTGTTTGAAGAAAATGCAGAGCATG tgGACGCAGAAGGAAACCAAAAACTACAGCTGAAATACAAGTGCCACACGGTGAAGAAGCTGAACATGACACGTACTCTTCTGACTGAAaagaaggaaggagaagagaacatAG GTGGTGTGGAGTGGTTACAGATTAAAGACAATGATTTCTCATACAGCAGACCTAATATGATTTGTAGTTTTCTGCACCAAAAGGAAGATTCTGAGGAGGCAGCTCAGGCCCAGGACAAATTGGCAGATGAGTTGGAGGGAGAGGTCAATGACAAAGGGAACTCTGACCTAAATTACGAACTGGAGAAGCAGAATAGCATGGAAATGGATGAGTCTATCCCTCTCGTTGATAGCCCTGCCTCTGAAGCAGAGAACTCTCCTTCAGGAAGTGCCCAGGACATTACTTTAGATAATGCTCCTAGGTGA
- the GTF3C6 gene encoding general transcription factor 3C polypeptide 6 isoform X3, protein MVELSGIINSDFLEKCENKCKILGIDTERPILQVDKYVFAGEYEDTLGTCVVFEENAEHVDAEGNQKLQLKYKCHTVKKLNMTRTLLTEKKEGEENIGGVEWLQIKDNDFSYSRPNMICSFLHQKEDSEEAAQAQDKLADELEGEVNDKGNSDLNYELEKQNSMEMDESIPLVDSPASEAENSPSGSAQDITLDNAPR, encoded by the exons ATGGTGGAATTATCTGGAATTATTAATTCAGACTTCCTAGAAAAATGTGAAAACAAATGCAAGATTTTG GGAATAGACACAGAGAGGCCCATTTTGCAAGTGGACAAATATGTCTTTGCTGGGGAATATGAAG ATACCCTTGGAACCTGTGTGGTGTTTGAAGAAAATGCAGAGCATG tgGACGCAGAAGGAAACCAAAAACTACAGCTGAAATACAAGTGCCACACGGTGAAGAAGCTGAACATGACACGTACTCTTCTGACTGAAaagaaggaaggagaagagaacatAG GTGGTGTGGAGTGGTTACAGATTAAAGACAATGATTTCTCATACAGCAGACCTAATATGATTTGTAGTTTTCTGCACCAAAAGGAAGATTCTGAGGAGGCAGCTCAGGCCCAGGACAAATTGGCAGATGAGTTGGAGGGAGAGGTCAATGACAAAGGGAACTCTGACCTAAATTACGAACTGGAGAAGCAGAATAGCATGGAAATGGATGAGTCTATCCCTCTCGTTGATAGCCCTGCCTCTGAAGCAGAGAACTCTCCTTCAGGAAGTGCCCAGGACATTACTTTAGATAATGCTCCTAGGTGA